TGTAGATGGTAAGAAATGTAGTGAATAAACCAAAActataaatagagaaataagagAATGGTTAGCAAAGAAACGTATTTGAAGCTGAGTAGTGAGAGAGACCCAGAGTCAGTTTaagtgtgttttttgttgtttgtttgttttaattttatggctacacctgaagcataccgaagttccagggccagggattgaatctgagctacagcttggACATAtttcagatcctttaatccactgctaGGAGGGGATCAAATCTGGTCCTccccagtgaccccagccactgcaggtggattcttaccccactgcatTGTGGTGGAAACTCCTGGTTTAAGTGTTTGCTAAAGttaattagtttctttttaaattaaccaCTATTTCTAGTATCTCCCTGGACAAAACCatcatgggaaaggaaaggaaaaactacaGAGGGAATAAAACAACAACAGTGTCCCTAAGATAATAtgaatttttcccatttaaagaaTTTTCTGTGTTGATCTAAGTTCTCATTTCCTGGAAGGAAATCATGAGAAGAAACTCCACCTCGGTGGCTGAATTCATTCTCCTGGGACTGACCAGCCGCCTGGAATTGCAGGTCCTCTTCTTTGTGCTGTTCTGGGCATTTACATGGTCACGGTGGCAGGGAATCTTGGCATGATTGTCCTCATCCGGGTCAGTGTCcgcctccacacacccatgtactttttcctcagcCACTTATCCTTTGTGGACCTGTGCTTCTCTTCCAACGTGACCCCAAGATGCTGGGGATCTTCTTAGCAGAGAGGAAAACCATTTC
This window of the Sus scrofa isolate TJ Tabasco breed Duroc unplaced genomic scaffold, Sscrofa11.1 Contig1449, whole genome shotgun sequence genome carries:
- the LOC100511186 gene encoding LOW QUALITY PROTEIN: olfactory receptor 5M8 (The sequence of the model RefSeq protein was modified relative to this genomic sequence to represent the inferred CDS: inserted 2 bases in 2 codons), with protein sequence MRRNSTSVAEFILLGLTSRLELQVLFFVLFXGIYMVTVAGNLGMIVLIRVSVRLHTPMYFFLSHLSFVDLCFSSNVXPKMLGIFLAERKTISYPACLVQCYFFIALVHVEIYILAVMAFDRYMAICNPLLYAAGCPRVCARPSSWCYVYEHCWPDGDHVTYAVFPLSLSVPSE